From a single Populus nigra chromosome 18, ddPopNigr1.1, whole genome shotgun sequence genomic region:
- the LOC133678573 gene encoding zinc finger protein BRUTUS isoform X1 produces MATSLPEIQQCGEGVVLSKSAKRVDSKGGLESEEEDTKSPILIFLYFHKAIRNELDTLHLLTLAFATGHQTVEIKPFFQRYRFLRLVYKYHSNAEDEVIFPALDNRVKNVANSYSLEHKGESNLFDQLFELLNSYTQNDESFPRELASCTGVLQTSLSQHMAKEEQQVFPLLIEKFSVEEQASLIWQFICSIPVNMLAEFLPWLSSSISPVEYQDMLKCLSMIIPKEKLLQQVIFTWMEGKKSTDAVESYVDNHEVLSQKDSPTSMLILELDKEKCTCKKSKTGKRKYLEPSNEDSDTMETHPIDEILLWHNAIKRELNEIADEAKKIQSSGDFTNLSAFDERLQFIAEVCIFHSIAEDKVIFPAVGGEFSFSKEHAEEENQFNEFRCLIESIQSAGASSNSVADFYAKLCSHADQIIETIQRHFHNEEIQVLPLARKHFSFRKQKELLYQSLCMMPLKVIERVLPWLVGLLTEHEARNFLKNMQSAAPAVDTALVTLFTGWACKGRSQGVCLSSSVIRCCPADIEEKFVPSCCARLCAFCSKDSPVSISEGIKRPQKRNISGSCKNSNICNPIEILDAHEPTCSDRSCCVPGLGVNSKNLGLTSLSTTKSLRSLSVKSSAPALNSSLFVWEADMVSSDLGYTERPIDTIFKFHKAISKDLEYLDVESGNLSDCDEAFLQQFIGRFRLLWGLYRAHSNAEDEIVFPALESKEALHNVSHSYTLDHKQEEELFEDISFVLSELSHLHENLQKFQVMEDPSGSTLEHSIGHLDDYMGKYNELATKIQWMCKSIRVTLDQHINREELELWPLFDRHFSIQEQDRLVGCIIGTTGAEVLQSMLPWVTSALTQDEQNKMMDTWKQATRNTMFNEWLNECWKETSASLVQTEPSGDTIYKEEGREFQESLDQSDLFKPGWKDIFRMNQNELESEIRKVYRDSTLDPRRKSYLVQNLLTSRWIAAQQKSPQETAGENSTAADVMGCFPTFRDPEKQVYGCEHYKRNCKLRASCCGKLFACRFCHDKVSDHTMDRKATLEMMCMRCLKVQPVGQICATPTCNGLSMAKYYCNICKFFDDERSVYHCPFCNLCRVGKGLGIDFFHCMTCNCCLGIKLVNHKCLEKGLETNCPICCDFLFTSSATVRALPCGHYMHSSCFQAYTCSHYTCPICCKSLGDMAVYFGMLDALLAAEELPEEYRDRCQDILCNDCDQKGSAQFHWLYHKCGFCGSYNTRVIKNEVTHPNCTTRL; encoded by the exons ATGGCGACGTCGTTACCGGAAATACAGCAGTGTGGAGAGGGAGTAGTTTTGTCAAAATCGGCGAAGAGAGTGGATTCGAAAGGTGGTTTAGAAAGCGAAGAAGAAGACACGAAGTCGccgattttgatatttttgtactTTCATAAGGCGATTCGGAATGAGCTTGACACGCTTCACCTATTAACCCTGGCTTTTGCTACCGGTCATCAGACTGTGGAGATTAAACCGTTCTTTCAACGTTACCGGTTTCTCCGCTTGGTTTATAAGTATCACTCTAATGCTGAAGATGAG GTCATCTTTCCAGCTCTTGATAATCGTGTGAAGAATGTGGCAAACTCGTATTCATTAGAACACAAGGGTGAAAGCAATCTTTTCGATCAATTATTTGAGCTTCTAAATTCTTACACTCAAAATGATGAAAGTTTTCCACGTGAGTTAGCATCCTGTACCGGCGTCCTTCAGACATCACTTAGTCAGCATATGGCCAAGGAAGAGCAGCAG GTTTTTCCCTTGCTTATTGAGAAGTTCTCAGTCGAAGAGCAGGCATCTCTAATCTGGCAGTTTATATGCAGCATTCCTGTTAACATGTTGGCTGAGTTTCTGCCCTGGCTTTCATCCTCTATTTCACCAGTTGAATACCAAGACATGCTCAAGTGCCTAAGCATGATAATTCCAAAGGAAAAGCTTCTGCAACAG GTTATTTTCACCTGGATGGAAGGGAAGAAGAGCACAGATGCAGTTGAAAGTTATGTAGATAATCATGAGGTTTTAAGCCAGAAGGATTCTCCTACTAGCATGTTAATTTTGGAACTGGATAAAGAAAAATGTACCTGTAAGAAATCCAAGACTGGGAAAAGGAAATATTTGGAGCCAAGTAATGAGGATTCTGATACCATGGAAACACATCCAATAGATGAAATTCTTCTTTGGCATAATGCTATTAAGAGGGAGTTAAATGAAATAGCTGACGAGGCTAAGAAGATACAAAGCTCTGGAGATTTTACTAATTTATCAGCATTTGATGAGCGGCTGCAATTCATTGCTGAAGTTTGCATCTTCCACAG TATTGCTGAGGACAAAGTCATATTTCCTGCTGTAGGTGgagaattttcattttcaaaagagcatgcagaagaagaaaatcaatttaacgAGTTCAGATGTTTAATTGAAAGCATTCAAAGTGCAGGTGCAAGCTCTAACTCTGTAGCTGATTTTTATGCAAAGCTATGCTCGCATGCTGATCAAATAATAGAAACTATACAAAGGCACTTCCACAATGAGGAAATACAG GTTCTCCCACTTGCCCGTAAGCACTTTAGCTTCAGAAAACAGAAGGAACTTTTATACCAGAGCTTGTGCATGATGCCTTTGAAAGTGATTGAGCGGGTCTTGCCATGGCTGGTGGGGTTATTAACAGAACATGAGGCCAGgaatttcctaaaaaatatgCAATCAGCAG CTCCAGCAGTAGACACAGCTCTTGTAACTCTTTTTACTGGTTGGGCATGCAAGGGTCGTAGCCAAGGTGTGTGCTTGTCTTCAAGTGTAATTCGTTGCTGTCCTGCTGATATTGAGGAAAAATTTGTTCCATCATGCTGTGCGCGTTTGTGTGCCTTTTGTTCAAAGGATAGTCCTGTTTCAATCAgtgaaggtatcaaaaggccacaaaaaagaaacatctcaGGATCTTGCAAAAATAGCAATATCTGCAACCCCATAGAGATTCTGGATGCCCATGAACCAACTTGTTCTGATAGGTCTTGTTGTGTCCCAGGTTTGGGAGTAAACAGCAAAAATCTGGGATTGACTTCTCTTTCCACCACCAAGTCTTTGCGATCTTTATCTGTCAAATCCTCTGCTCCAGCCCTTAACTCCAGTCTTTTTGTCTGGGAAGCAGATATGGTCTCTTCTGATTTGGGGTATACAGAACGACCGATAgatactatttttaaatttcataaagcCATAAGCAAAGACTTAGAGTATCTTGATGTCGAATCTGGAAACCTCAGTGATTGCGATGAGGCATTTCTTCAGCAGTTCATTGGAAGATTCCGTCTATTATGGGGCTTATACAGAGCTCATAGCAATGCtgaggatgaaattgtttttccaGCATTAGAGTCTAAAGAGGCACTTCATAATGTTAGCCATTCTTATACACTAGACCATAAGCAGGaggaagaattatttgaagacaTTTCATTTGTCCTTTCTGAGCTTTCACACCTTCATGAAAATTTGCAAAAGTTTCAAGTGATGGAGGACCCATCAGGAAGTACTCTGGAGCATTCTATTGGCCATCTCGATGATTATATGGGAAAGTATAATGAGCTAGCCACCAAGATTCAATGGATGTGCAAATCTATAAGAGTTACTTTAGATCAACATATTAATAGAGAAGAGCTTGAGTTGTGGCCATTGTTTGACAGGCATTTTTCAATTCAGGAGCAAGACAGGTTAGTTGGTTGCATAATTGGGACCACGGGGGCTGAAGTACTGCAATCTATGTTGCCTTGGGTTACTTCTGCCCTGACTCaagatgaacaaaataaaatgatggacACATGGAAACAGGCAACAAGAAACACAATGTTTAATGAGTGGCTTAATGAATGCTGGAAAGAAACTTCAGCATCACTTGTGCAGACTGAACCATCAGGAGATACAATTTATAAAGAAGAAG GCAGAGAGTTTCAAGAAAGTTTAGACCAAAGTGATCTGTTTAAACCTGGGTGGAAAGATATCTTCCGCATGAATCAAAATGAGCTTGAATCTGAGATTAGAAAGGTTTATAGGGACTCGACTCTTGATCCTAGGAGAAAATCATATCTTGTTCAAAATCTTCTAACAAG CCGCTGGATAGCTGCTCAACAAAAGTCACCTCAAGAAACTGCAGGGGAAAATTCTACTGCTGCTGATGTAATGGGATGCTTCCCAACATTTCGAGACCCTGAAAAACAAGTATATGGGTGTGAACACTACAAGAGAAACTGTAAACTTCGTGCTTCTTGCTGTGGTAAACTGTTTGCTTGCAGATTTTGCCATGACAAAGTTAGTGATCACACGATGGACAG AAAAGCAACATTGGAAATGATGTGCATGCGCTGCCTGAAGGTCCAACCAGTAGGGCAAATCTGTGCAACACCAACATGCAATGGTCTTTCAATGGCGAAATATTATTGCAACATATGCAAGTTTTTTGATGATGAAAG GAGTGTATATCATTGCCCATTTTGCAATTTATGCCGTGTTGGGAAGGGTCTTGGTATTGATTTCTTTCATTGCATGACTTGCAACTGTTGTCTGGGGATTAAGTTAGTGAACCACAAGTGCCTGGAGAAAGGTTTAGAAACTAACTGCCCCATTTGCtgtgattttttattcacaTCAAGTGCAACAGTCAGAGCTTTACCTTGTGGCCATTATATGCATTCCTCATGCTTTCAG GCATATACTTGCAGTCACTATACTTGTCCAATATGCTGCAAATCCTTGGGAGATATGGCG GTTTATTTTGGCATGCTTGATGCGTTGTTGGCTGCCGAGGAGCTGCCAGAGGAATACAGGGATCGTTGTCAG GATATACTGTGCAATGATTGTGATCAAAAGGGGTCTGCACAATTCCACTGGTTATATCATAAGTGTGGATTCTGTGGGTCTTATAACACCCGGGTAATCAAGAATGAGGTGACCCATCCCAACTGCACCACTCGTCTCTGA
- the LOC133678573 gene encoding zinc finger protein BRUTUS isoform X4: MATSLPEIQQCGEGVVLSKSAKRVDSKGGLESEEEDTKSPILIFLYFHKAIRNELDTLHLLTLAFATGHQTVEIKPFFQRYRFLRLVYKYHSNAEDEVIFPALDNRVKNVANSYSLEHKGESNLFDQLFELLNSYTQNDESFPRELASCTGVLQTSLSQHMAKEEQQVFPLLIEKFSVEEQASLIWQFICSIPVNMLAEFLPWLSSSISPVEYQDMLKCLSMIIPKEKLLQQVIFTWMEGKKSTDAVESYVDNHEVLSQKDSPTSMLILELDKEKCTCKKSKTGKRKYLEPSNEDSDTMETHPIDEILLWHNAIKRELNEIADEAKKIQSSGDFTNLSAFDERLQFIAEVCIFHSIAEDKVIFPAVGGEFSFSKEHAEEENQFNEFRCLIESIQSAGASSNSVADFYAKLCSHADQIIETIQRHFHNEEIQVLPLARKHFSFRKQKELLYQSLCMMPLKVIERVLPWLVGLLTEHEARNFLKNMQSAAPAVDTALVTLFTGWACKGRSQGVCLSSSVIRCCPADIEEKFVPSCCARLCAFCSKDSPVSISEGIKRPQKRNISGSCKNSNICNPIEILDAHEPTCSDRSCCVPGLGVNSKNLGLTSLSTTKSLRSLSVKSSAPALNSSLFVWEADMVSSDLGYTERPIDTIFKFHKAISKDLEYLDVESGNLSDCDEAFLQQFIGRFRLLWGLYRAHSNAEDEIVFPALESKEALHNVSHSYTLDHKQEEELFEDISFVLSELSHLHENLQKFQVMEDPSGSTLEHSIGHLDDYMGKYNELATKIQWMCKSIRVTLDQHINREELELWPLFDRHFSIQEQDRLVGCIIGTTGAEVLQSMLPWVTSALTQDEQNKMMDTWKQATRNTMFNEWLNECWKETSASLVQTEPSGDTIYKEEGREFQESLDQSDLFKPGWKDIFRMNQNELESEIRKVYRDSTLDPRRKSYLVQNLLTSRWIAAQQKSPQETAGENSTAADVMGCFPTFRDPEKQVYGCEHYKRNCKLRASCCGKLFACRFCHDKVSDHTMDRKATLEMMCMRCLKVQPVGQICATPTCNGLSMAKYYCNICKFFDDERHILAVTILVQYAANPWEIWRFILACLMRCWLPRSCQRNTGIVVRIYCAMIVIKRGLHNSTGYIISVDSVGLITPG, from the exons ATGGCGACGTCGTTACCGGAAATACAGCAGTGTGGAGAGGGAGTAGTTTTGTCAAAATCGGCGAAGAGAGTGGATTCGAAAGGTGGTTTAGAAAGCGAAGAAGAAGACACGAAGTCGccgattttgatatttttgtactTTCATAAGGCGATTCGGAATGAGCTTGACACGCTTCACCTATTAACCCTGGCTTTTGCTACCGGTCATCAGACTGTGGAGATTAAACCGTTCTTTCAACGTTACCGGTTTCTCCGCTTGGTTTATAAGTATCACTCTAATGCTGAAGATGAG GTCATCTTTCCAGCTCTTGATAATCGTGTGAAGAATGTGGCAAACTCGTATTCATTAGAACACAAGGGTGAAAGCAATCTTTTCGATCAATTATTTGAGCTTCTAAATTCTTACACTCAAAATGATGAAAGTTTTCCACGTGAGTTAGCATCCTGTACCGGCGTCCTTCAGACATCACTTAGTCAGCATATGGCCAAGGAAGAGCAGCAG GTTTTTCCCTTGCTTATTGAGAAGTTCTCAGTCGAAGAGCAGGCATCTCTAATCTGGCAGTTTATATGCAGCATTCCTGTTAACATGTTGGCTGAGTTTCTGCCCTGGCTTTCATCCTCTATTTCACCAGTTGAATACCAAGACATGCTCAAGTGCCTAAGCATGATAATTCCAAAGGAAAAGCTTCTGCAACAG GTTATTTTCACCTGGATGGAAGGGAAGAAGAGCACAGATGCAGTTGAAAGTTATGTAGATAATCATGAGGTTTTAAGCCAGAAGGATTCTCCTACTAGCATGTTAATTTTGGAACTGGATAAAGAAAAATGTACCTGTAAGAAATCCAAGACTGGGAAAAGGAAATATTTGGAGCCAAGTAATGAGGATTCTGATACCATGGAAACACATCCAATAGATGAAATTCTTCTTTGGCATAATGCTATTAAGAGGGAGTTAAATGAAATAGCTGACGAGGCTAAGAAGATACAAAGCTCTGGAGATTTTACTAATTTATCAGCATTTGATGAGCGGCTGCAATTCATTGCTGAAGTTTGCATCTTCCACAG TATTGCTGAGGACAAAGTCATATTTCCTGCTGTAGGTGgagaattttcattttcaaaagagcatgcagaagaagaaaatcaatttaacgAGTTCAGATGTTTAATTGAAAGCATTCAAAGTGCAGGTGCAAGCTCTAACTCTGTAGCTGATTTTTATGCAAAGCTATGCTCGCATGCTGATCAAATAATAGAAACTATACAAAGGCACTTCCACAATGAGGAAATACAG GTTCTCCCACTTGCCCGTAAGCACTTTAGCTTCAGAAAACAGAAGGAACTTTTATACCAGAGCTTGTGCATGATGCCTTTGAAAGTGATTGAGCGGGTCTTGCCATGGCTGGTGGGGTTATTAACAGAACATGAGGCCAGgaatttcctaaaaaatatgCAATCAGCAG CTCCAGCAGTAGACACAGCTCTTGTAACTCTTTTTACTGGTTGGGCATGCAAGGGTCGTAGCCAAGGTGTGTGCTTGTCTTCAAGTGTAATTCGTTGCTGTCCTGCTGATATTGAGGAAAAATTTGTTCCATCATGCTGTGCGCGTTTGTGTGCCTTTTGTTCAAAGGATAGTCCTGTTTCAATCAgtgaaggtatcaaaaggccacaaaaaagaaacatctcaGGATCTTGCAAAAATAGCAATATCTGCAACCCCATAGAGATTCTGGATGCCCATGAACCAACTTGTTCTGATAGGTCTTGTTGTGTCCCAGGTTTGGGAGTAAACAGCAAAAATCTGGGATTGACTTCTCTTTCCACCACCAAGTCTTTGCGATCTTTATCTGTCAAATCCTCTGCTCCAGCCCTTAACTCCAGTCTTTTTGTCTGGGAAGCAGATATGGTCTCTTCTGATTTGGGGTATACAGAACGACCGATAgatactatttttaaatttcataaagcCATAAGCAAAGACTTAGAGTATCTTGATGTCGAATCTGGAAACCTCAGTGATTGCGATGAGGCATTTCTTCAGCAGTTCATTGGAAGATTCCGTCTATTATGGGGCTTATACAGAGCTCATAGCAATGCtgaggatgaaattgtttttccaGCATTAGAGTCTAAAGAGGCACTTCATAATGTTAGCCATTCTTATACACTAGACCATAAGCAGGaggaagaattatttgaagacaTTTCATTTGTCCTTTCTGAGCTTTCACACCTTCATGAAAATTTGCAAAAGTTTCAAGTGATGGAGGACCCATCAGGAAGTACTCTGGAGCATTCTATTGGCCATCTCGATGATTATATGGGAAAGTATAATGAGCTAGCCACCAAGATTCAATGGATGTGCAAATCTATAAGAGTTACTTTAGATCAACATATTAATAGAGAAGAGCTTGAGTTGTGGCCATTGTTTGACAGGCATTTTTCAATTCAGGAGCAAGACAGGTTAGTTGGTTGCATAATTGGGACCACGGGGGCTGAAGTACTGCAATCTATGTTGCCTTGGGTTACTTCTGCCCTGACTCaagatgaacaaaataaaatgatggacACATGGAAACAGGCAACAAGAAACACAATGTTTAATGAGTGGCTTAATGAATGCTGGAAAGAAACTTCAGCATCACTTGTGCAGACTGAACCATCAGGAGATACAATTTATAAAGAAGAAG GCAGAGAGTTTCAAGAAAGTTTAGACCAAAGTGATCTGTTTAAACCTGGGTGGAAAGATATCTTCCGCATGAATCAAAATGAGCTTGAATCTGAGATTAGAAAGGTTTATAGGGACTCGACTCTTGATCCTAGGAGAAAATCATATCTTGTTCAAAATCTTCTAACAAG CCGCTGGATAGCTGCTCAACAAAAGTCACCTCAAGAAACTGCAGGGGAAAATTCTACTGCTGCTGATGTAATGGGATGCTTCCCAACATTTCGAGACCCTGAAAAACAAGTATATGGGTGTGAACACTACAAGAGAAACTGTAAACTTCGTGCTTCTTGCTGTGGTAAACTGTTTGCTTGCAGATTTTGCCATGACAAAGTTAGTGATCACACGATGGACAG AAAAGCAACATTGGAAATGATGTGCATGCGCTGCCTGAAGGTCCAACCAGTAGGGCAAATCTGTGCAACACCAACATGCAATGGTCTTTCAATGGCGAAATATTATTGCAACATATGCAAGTTTTTTGATGATGAAAG GCATATACTTGCAGTCACTATACTTGTCCAATATGCTGCAAATCCTTGGGAGATATGGCG GTTTATTTTGGCATGCTTGATGCGTTGTTGGCTGCCGAGGAGCTGCCAGAGGAATACAGGGATCGTTGTCAG GATATACTGTGCAATGATTGTGATCAAAAGGGGTCTGCACAATTCCACTGGTTATATCATAAGTGTGGATTCTGTGGGTCTTATAACACCCGGGTAA
- the LOC133678573 gene encoding zinc finger protein BRUTUS isoform X2, with translation MATSLPEIQQCGEGVVLSKSAKRVDSKGGLESEEEDTKSPILIFLYFHKAIRNELDTLHLLTLAFATGHQTVEIKPFFQRYRFLRLVYKYHSNAEDEVIFPALDNRVKNVANSYSLEHKGESNLFDQLFELLNSYTQNDESFPRELASCTGVLQTSLSQHMAKEEQQVFPLLIEKFSVEEQASLIWQFICSIPVNMLAEFLPWLSSSISPVEYQDMLKCLSMIIPKEKLLQQVIFTWMEGKKSTDAVESYVDNHEVLSQKDSPTSMLILELDKEKCTCKKSKTGKRKYLEPSNEDSDTMETHPIDEILLWHNAIKRELNEIADEAKKIQSSGDFTNLSAFDERLQFIAEVCIFHSIAEDKVIFPAVGGEFSFSKEHAEEENQFNEFRCLIESIQSAGASSNSVADFYAKLCSHADQIIETIQRHFHNEEIQVLPLARKHFSFRKQKELLYQSLCMMPLKVIERVLPWLVGLLTEHEARNFLKNMQSAAPAVDTALVTLFTGWACKGRSQGVCLSSSVIRCCPADIEEKFVPSCCARLCAFCSKDSPVSISEGLGVNSKNLGLTSLSTTKSLRSLSVKSSAPALNSSLFVWEADMVSSDLGYTERPIDTIFKFHKAISKDLEYLDVESGNLSDCDEAFLQQFIGRFRLLWGLYRAHSNAEDEIVFPALESKEALHNVSHSYTLDHKQEEELFEDISFVLSELSHLHENLQKFQVMEDPSGSTLEHSIGHLDDYMGKYNELATKIQWMCKSIRVTLDQHINREELELWPLFDRHFSIQEQDRLVGCIIGTTGAEVLQSMLPWVTSALTQDEQNKMMDTWKQATRNTMFNEWLNECWKETSASLVQTEPSGDTIYKEEGREFQESLDQSDLFKPGWKDIFRMNQNELESEIRKVYRDSTLDPRRKSYLVQNLLTSRWIAAQQKSPQETAGENSTAADVMGCFPTFRDPEKQVYGCEHYKRNCKLRASCCGKLFACRFCHDKVSDHTMDRKATLEMMCMRCLKVQPVGQICATPTCNGLSMAKYYCNICKFFDDERSVYHCPFCNLCRVGKGLGIDFFHCMTCNCCLGIKLVNHKCLEKGLETNCPICCDFLFTSSATVRALPCGHYMHSSCFQAYTCSHYTCPICCKSLGDMAVYFGMLDALLAAEELPEEYRDRCQDILCNDCDQKGSAQFHWLYHKCGFCGSYNTRVIKNEVTHPNCTTRL, from the exons ATGGCGACGTCGTTACCGGAAATACAGCAGTGTGGAGAGGGAGTAGTTTTGTCAAAATCGGCGAAGAGAGTGGATTCGAAAGGTGGTTTAGAAAGCGAAGAAGAAGACACGAAGTCGccgattttgatatttttgtactTTCATAAGGCGATTCGGAATGAGCTTGACACGCTTCACCTATTAACCCTGGCTTTTGCTACCGGTCATCAGACTGTGGAGATTAAACCGTTCTTTCAACGTTACCGGTTTCTCCGCTTGGTTTATAAGTATCACTCTAATGCTGAAGATGAG GTCATCTTTCCAGCTCTTGATAATCGTGTGAAGAATGTGGCAAACTCGTATTCATTAGAACACAAGGGTGAAAGCAATCTTTTCGATCAATTATTTGAGCTTCTAAATTCTTACACTCAAAATGATGAAAGTTTTCCACGTGAGTTAGCATCCTGTACCGGCGTCCTTCAGACATCACTTAGTCAGCATATGGCCAAGGAAGAGCAGCAG GTTTTTCCCTTGCTTATTGAGAAGTTCTCAGTCGAAGAGCAGGCATCTCTAATCTGGCAGTTTATATGCAGCATTCCTGTTAACATGTTGGCTGAGTTTCTGCCCTGGCTTTCATCCTCTATTTCACCAGTTGAATACCAAGACATGCTCAAGTGCCTAAGCATGATAATTCCAAAGGAAAAGCTTCTGCAACAG GTTATTTTCACCTGGATGGAAGGGAAGAAGAGCACAGATGCAGTTGAAAGTTATGTAGATAATCATGAGGTTTTAAGCCAGAAGGATTCTCCTACTAGCATGTTAATTTTGGAACTGGATAAAGAAAAATGTACCTGTAAGAAATCCAAGACTGGGAAAAGGAAATATTTGGAGCCAAGTAATGAGGATTCTGATACCATGGAAACACATCCAATAGATGAAATTCTTCTTTGGCATAATGCTATTAAGAGGGAGTTAAATGAAATAGCTGACGAGGCTAAGAAGATACAAAGCTCTGGAGATTTTACTAATTTATCAGCATTTGATGAGCGGCTGCAATTCATTGCTGAAGTTTGCATCTTCCACAG TATTGCTGAGGACAAAGTCATATTTCCTGCTGTAGGTGgagaattttcattttcaaaagagcatgcagaagaagaaaatcaatttaacgAGTTCAGATGTTTAATTGAAAGCATTCAAAGTGCAGGTGCAAGCTCTAACTCTGTAGCTGATTTTTATGCAAAGCTATGCTCGCATGCTGATCAAATAATAGAAACTATACAAAGGCACTTCCACAATGAGGAAATACAG GTTCTCCCACTTGCCCGTAAGCACTTTAGCTTCAGAAAACAGAAGGAACTTTTATACCAGAGCTTGTGCATGATGCCTTTGAAAGTGATTGAGCGGGTCTTGCCATGGCTGGTGGGGTTATTAACAGAACATGAGGCCAGgaatttcctaaaaaatatgCAATCAGCAG CTCCAGCAGTAGACACAGCTCTTGTAACTCTTTTTACTGGTTGGGCATGCAAGGGTCGTAGCCAAGGTGTGTGCTTGTCTTCAAGTGTAATTCGTTGCTGTCCTGCTGATATTGAGGAAAAATTTGTTCCATCATGCTGTGCGCGTTTGTGTGCCTTTTGTTCAAAGGATAGTCCTGTTTCAATCAgtgaag GTTTGGGAGTAAACAGCAAAAATCTGGGATTGACTTCTCTTTCCACCACCAAGTCTTTGCGATCTTTATCTGTCAAATCCTCTGCTCCAGCCCTTAACTCCAGTCTTTTTGTCTGGGAAGCAGATATGGTCTCTTCTGATTTGGGGTATACAGAACGACCGATAgatactatttttaaatttcataaagcCATAAGCAAAGACTTAGAGTATCTTGATGTCGAATCTGGAAACCTCAGTGATTGCGATGAGGCATTTCTTCAGCAGTTCATTGGAAGATTCCGTCTATTATGGGGCTTATACAGAGCTCATAGCAATGCtgaggatgaaattgtttttccaGCATTAGAGTCTAAAGAGGCACTTCATAATGTTAGCCATTCTTATACACTAGACCATAAGCAGGaggaagaattatttgaagacaTTTCATTTGTCCTTTCTGAGCTTTCACACCTTCATGAAAATTTGCAAAAGTTTCAAGTGATGGAGGACCCATCAGGAAGTACTCTGGAGCATTCTATTGGCCATCTCGATGATTATATGGGAAAGTATAATGAGCTAGCCACCAAGATTCAATGGATGTGCAAATCTATAAGAGTTACTTTAGATCAACATATTAATAGAGAAGAGCTTGAGTTGTGGCCATTGTTTGACAGGCATTTTTCAATTCAGGAGCAAGACAGGTTAGTTGGTTGCATAATTGGGACCACGGGGGCTGAAGTACTGCAATCTATGTTGCCTTGGGTTACTTCTGCCCTGACTCaagatgaacaaaataaaatgatggacACATGGAAACAGGCAACAAGAAACACAATGTTTAATGAGTGGCTTAATGAATGCTGGAAAGAAACTTCAGCATCACTTGTGCAGACTGAACCATCAGGAGATACAATTTATAAAGAAGAAG GCAGAGAGTTTCAAGAAAGTTTAGACCAAAGTGATCTGTTTAAACCTGGGTGGAAAGATATCTTCCGCATGAATCAAAATGAGCTTGAATCTGAGATTAGAAAGGTTTATAGGGACTCGACTCTTGATCCTAGGAGAAAATCATATCTTGTTCAAAATCTTCTAACAAG CCGCTGGATAGCTGCTCAACAAAAGTCACCTCAAGAAACTGCAGGGGAAAATTCTACTGCTGCTGATGTAATGGGATGCTTCCCAACATTTCGAGACCCTGAAAAACAAGTATATGGGTGTGAACACTACAAGAGAAACTGTAAACTTCGTGCTTCTTGCTGTGGTAAACTGTTTGCTTGCAGATTTTGCCATGACAAAGTTAGTGATCACACGATGGACAG AAAAGCAACATTGGAAATGATGTGCATGCGCTGCCTGAAGGTCCAACCAGTAGGGCAAATCTGTGCAACACCAACATGCAATGGTCTTTCAATGGCGAAATATTATTGCAACATATGCAAGTTTTTTGATGATGAAAG GAGTGTATATCATTGCCCATTTTGCAATTTATGCCGTGTTGGGAAGGGTCTTGGTATTGATTTCTTTCATTGCATGACTTGCAACTGTTGTCTGGGGATTAAGTTAGTGAACCACAAGTGCCTGGAGAAAGGTTTAGAAACTAACTGCCCCATTTGCtgtgattttttattcacaTCAAGTGCAACAGTCAGAGCTTTACCTTGTGGCCATTATATGCATTCCTCATGCTTTCAG GCATATACTTGCAGTCACTATACTTGTCCAATATGCTGCAAATCCTTGGGAGATATGGCG GTTTATTTTGGCATGCTTGATGCGTTGTTGGCTGCCGAGGAGCTGCCAGAGGAATACAGGGATCGTTGTCAG GATATACTGTGCAATGATTGTGATCAAAAGGGGTCTGCACAATTCCACTGGTTATATCATAAGTGTGGATTCTGTGGGTCTTATAACACCCGGGTAATCAAGAATGAGGTGACCCATCCCAACTGCACCACTCGTCTCTGA